One Candidatus Parcubacteria bacterium DNA segment encodes these proteins:
- a CDS encoding phosphatase PAP2 family protein, with the protein MFFKRIPKFVLECLPVILLTGIYINFARLVEFFKRPDYDWLLASIDRFLFFGEQPSFLLERFISPFLTEYMNFSYGFYIFLFPIILGLFYFQRKYQAFYSLRRALIIAIMISFAFYLAVPAVGPYIIFKDFYSIELQGGYITKATQKLLDLFLYNRGEFPSLHVALSAIILFFSYKYSRKLFIFYLPLIPSLWFATIYLRFHYFVDIIAGFLLAFFAIWLSLKIQNNDKLKKRWT; encoded by the coding sequence ATGTTTTTTAAGAGAATCCCCAAATTTGTTTTAGAATGTCTGCCAGTTATTTTATTAACTGGAATATACATAAATTTTGCCAGGCTGGTTGAATTTTTTAAAAGACCCGATTACGATTGGCTTTTAGCTTCTATTGATCGGTTTTTATTTTTTGGGGAACAGCCAAGCTTTCTTTTAGAAAGATTTATTTCACCTTTTTTAACCGAATATATGAATTTCAGTTATGGATTTTATATTTTTTTATTTCCCATTATCTTAGGGCTATTTTATTTCCAAAGAAAATATCAGGCGTTTTACTCTTTAAGAAGAGCTTTAATTATAGCCATAATGATTAGTTTTGCCTTTTATTTAGCAGTTCCTGCAGTTGGTCCATATATTATTTTTAAGGATTTTTATTCAATTGAATTACAAGGCGGATACATTACTAAAGCCACTCAGAAATTATTAGATTTGTTTCTCTATAATAGAGGTGAATTTCCCAGCTTGCATGTTGCCCTCAGCGCAATTATTTTATTTTTTAGCTATAAATATTCCCGCAAGTTATTTATTTTTTATTTACCTTTGATACCAAGTCTTTGGTTTGCCACAATCTATCTTAGGTTTCATTATTTCGTTGATATAATAGCTGGATTTCTTTTAGCTTTTTTTGCTATCTGGTTAAGTTTAAAAATTCAAAATAATGATAAACTCAAAAAAAGATGGACATAA
- a CDS encoding ABC transporter permease, whose product MIFILSLAFVNLVFVASILNGITDTINNQLIDNSVANIIVDPQEEPKRKDYILHAKELRQSIESLPGVVATIAHYKMTATFAYDKDKDGDFKYGTWEVIGIDPKEEPLVTGISNHIIMGRYLEGRGIGDIVLGSDIAGGYGALEEFRSLGGVGVGEKVRLNFGNGITRKYTVQGISKVRFTLIDQIAYITAKEAKSILQTSDDRVSQILVKIDETGNEDWYIEKIREMAPNLKVRKWTEYTSIVGDLTKSFDLIAAMISLIGLAVAAVTIFILIYVNAINKRRQIGILKAIGIKENIIIISYILQALFYAIFGIVFGFIIMFYAVEPYFINHPLAFPIGDITLTIKEFQVLQGVFGLLGAAFVAGLIPAWRAARENILKAIWGA is encoded by the coding sequence ATGATTTTCATTCTATCATTGGCTTTTGTTAATTTGGTATTTGTGGCCTCTATTTTAAATGGCATTACAGATACTATTAATAATCAACTTATTGATAACTCGGTAGCTAATATTATTGTTGATCCCCAAGAGGAGCCAAAAAGAAAAGACTATATTTTACACGCAAAAGAACTGCGGCAAAGCATTGAAAGTCTGCCAGGTGTGGTTGCAACTATTGCGCACTATAAAATGACCGCTACTTTTGCCTATGATAAAGATAAAGATGGTGATTTTAAATACGGCACATGGGAAGTCATCGGCATTGATCCAAAAGAAGAACCACTGGTAACTGGAATCTCAAATCACATTATTATGGGTCGTTATTTAGAAGGACGAGGAATTGGCGATATTGTCTTAGGTTCTGATATTGCTGGCGGTTACGGAGCGCTTGAAGAATTTAGAAGTCTTGGGGGTGTAGGGGTTGGTGAAAAAGTAAGACTTAACTTTGGCAATGGAATAACAAGAAAATATACTGTTCAAGGTATTTCCAAAGTGCGATTTACTCTTATTGATCAGATAGCTTATATCACCGCAAAAGAAGCAAAGTCAATCCTGCAAACCAGTGATGATAGAGTTTCACAAATCTTGGTTAAGATTGATGAGACCGGCAATGAAGATTGGTATATTGAGAAAATTAGAGAAATGGCGCCTAATTTAAAAGTTAGGAAATGGACAGAATATACTAGCATAGTCGGCGATCTTACAAAAAGTTTTGATTTAATAGCGGCAATGATCAGCCTTATCGGTTTAGCCGTGGCCGCTGTTACAATTTTTATCTTAATCTATGTCAATGCGATAAATAAAAGACGCCAAATCGGAATTTTAAAAGCAATCGGCATTAAAGAAAATATCATTATTATTTCTTATATTTTACAGGCATTATTTTATGCAATTTTTGGTATTGTGTTTGGCTTTATTATAATGTTTTATGCTGTTGAACCGTATTTTATAAATCACCCATTAGCATTTCCTATCGGTGATATCACTTTAACTATTAAAGAATTTCAAGTTCTTCAAGGCGTTTTTGGTCTTTTGGGCGCAGCTTTTGTGGCTGGACTTA
- a CDS encoding UbiA prenyltransferase family protein codes for MDKTVFRQSKGYFQMLRIKDWIKSTFWIPLIGAVLVHTSLQSFFLIAIIYFCATAYSFVINNYFDIEIDKKHKEKIKANTNPLAQGIISRKGTLMLLGILLFIPLILAIRMSFIGFILVLLSIFASTLYSAKHIRLKEKPGLDIIISGLMFGFFPFLAGATLAGGGLNFPIILVGILFTILSSTGLLAHQAVDYEQDLGNTKTFAIKIGLKMSCICLILFIVASLLCFEFICQFFTIEWWLHYSILMFLAFCFPLRYIKEIKNIIKICFLRESPNLF; via the coding sequence ATGGATAAGACAGTATTTAGGCAATCAAAAGGGTATTTCCAAATGTTGAGAATTAAAGATTGGATAAAATCAACCTTTTGGATTCCGCTTATTGGAGCGGTTTTAGTCCACACTTCTTTGCAAAGTTTTTTTCTTATCGCTATAATTTATTTTTGCGCCACTGCTTATAGTTTTGTTATAAATAATTATTTTGATATAGAAATTGACAAAAAACATAAAGAGAAAATTAAAGCAAATACAAATCCGTTGGCTCAAGGCATTATATCTAGAAAAGGCACTCTGATGCTTTTAGGAATTTTATTGTTCATTCCTCTTATTTTAGCTATTCGGATGAGTTTTATCGGATTTATTCTTGTATTATTAAGCATTTTTGCCTCTACTCTTTATTCTGCGAAACATATTCGGCTTAAAGAAAAACCTGGTTTAGATATAATTATTTCTGGACTTATGTTTGGATTTTTTCCTTTTTTAGCTGGAGCGACTTTAGCTGGAGGAGGTCTTAATTTTCCTATAATCTTAGTTGGAATTTTGTTTACAATATTAAGCAGCACAGGTCTTTTAGCTCATCAGGCAGTTGATTATGAGCAGGATTTAGGAAACACAAAAACTTTTGCCATAAAAATCGGTCTAAAGATGAGTTGTATCTGCTTAATTTTATTTATCGTAGCCTCTTTATTGTGTTTTGAGTTTATATGCCAATTTTTTACTATTGAGTGGTGGCTTCATTATTCTATACTTATGTTTTTAGCATTTTGCTTTCCTCTTCGCTATATTAAAGAAATTAAAAATATAATTAAAATATGTTTTTTAAGAGAATCCCCAAATTTGTTTTAG
- a CDS encoding carotenoid biosynthesis protein encodes MDINFYLIFEILCVAAFLLIFLRAIYQRNRGTIFELLAAFAFGLLLEIINIYFFHAYYYSDQFLLRIFDVPIAVGLGWAVIIYSAMLLSDQYRVSWTIKPIFDAFTALVLDLSMDAVAIRLHFWHWQIPLDQEWYGVPFENLFGWIVVVFSFSFIIRFIRTLNPKRFLTKILQCFSPLITYGLFYLGLNLFLILAIAPFQINYLGDWSHLFNLCFKHDIAIIYHPQVQFWKMVILIIIIIEMVNIMAYKVLKSKNIIQWHFDVLSFSILTAMHLLFMISLVITNIYQTLPFLLFIAIFMFLVHLALHFAPLFLQKEKHIYFFRKISPQIIKTKKQIETIIESKLK; translated from the coding sequence ATGGACATAAATTTTTATCTTATTTTTGAAATTTTATGCGTAGCAGCCTTTCTGCTTATTTTTTTAAGGGCTATTTATCAAAGAAATAGAGGAACTATTTTTGAACTATTAGCTGCTTTTGCTTTTGGTTTACTTTTAGAGATAATTAATATTTATTTTTTTCACGCTTACTATTACAGTGATCAATTTTTATTGAGAATTTTTGATGTGCCTATAGCAGTTGGTCTTGGCTGGGCAGTGATTATTTACAGTGCCATGCTTTTGTCAGACCAATATAGGGTTTCTTGGACAATTAAACCTATTTTTGATGCCTTTACTGCTTTAGTTTTGGATTTGTCTATGGATGCAGTGGCTATTCGGCTACATTTTTGGCATTGGCAAATTCCTCTTGATCAGGAATGGTATGGTGTCCCTTTTGAGAATTTATTTGGCTGGATCGTTGTTGTTTTTAGTTTTTCTTTTATTATTCGTTTTATCCGCACACTCAATCCTAAAAGATTTTTAACTAAAATACTCCAATGCTTTAGTCCTTTAATTACTTACGGTCTTTTTTATCTTGGATTAAATCTTTTTTTGATATTAGCCATTGCTCCTTTCCAGATTAATTATTTAGGTGATTGGTCTCACCTTTTTAATCTGTGCTTTAAACACGATATTGCCATTATTTATCATCCCCAAGTGCAGTTTTGGAAAATGGTTATTTTAATTATCATTATTATAGAGATGGTTAATATTATGGCTTATAAAGTGTTGAAATCCAAAAATATTATTCAATGGCACTTTGATGTTCTATCCTTCAGTATTTTAACAGCCATGCATTTATTATTTATGATTAGTTTGGTGATAACTAATATTTATCAAACCTTGCCATTTTTGCTTTTTATAGCAATTTTTATGTTTTTAGTTCATTTGGCCTTGCACTTTGCGCCATTATTTTTACAAAAAGAAAAACATATCTATTTTTTTAGAAAAATCTCGCCTCAAATTATTAAGACTAAAAAGCAAATAGAAACTATTATTGAATCTAAGCTAAAATAA